A genomic stretch from Arachis stenosperma cultivar V10309 chromosome 3, arast.V10309.gnm1.PFL2, whole genome shotgun sequence includes:
- the LOC130966862 gene encoding uncharacterized protein LOC130966862, producing MERGLRQGDTLSPFLFDLVVDVLHRMVGEAIRNGRISLLLVRRDSIELSHLQFADDTILFCPPEEETIKNYQRLLRCFELMLGLRINFDKSSLIPINCDGQWVQRMCKLLGCKGDTLSVKYLGISLGENPRLMKIWNPIIDKVEEKLNLWKAKVLNKAGKLVLVKSVLNSLPVYYLSLFKMSKAVVEKLISLQRRFLWSKEDGRNGMALVLQEEMLPEEVINYSFTRTIWKGLVSPRVELFAWCGVLGYQGLTVIGLVRVR from the exons ATGGAAAGAGGTTTGAGACAAGGTGACACACTTTCTCCTTTCTTATTTGATCTGGTTGTGGATGTGCTGCATCGAATGGTTGGAGAGGCTATCAGGAACGGTCGCATATCTCTGTTGTTGGTAAGGAGAGATAGTATAGAGTTGTCGCACCTGCAGTTTGCTGATGATACTATTCTATTTTGTCCACCTGAAGAGGAGACTATTAAGAACTACCAGCGTCTTCTGCGATGTTTTGAGTTGATGTTAGGACTCAGGATTAATTTTGATAAGTCCAGCTTGATTCCAATTAATTGTGATGGGCAGTGGGTCCAACGTATGTGCAAGTTATTAGGTTGTAAGGGGGACACCCTTTCAGTTAAATACCTTGGAATATCTTTGGGAGAAAATCCGAGGTTGATGAAGATCTGGAATCCTATAATAGACAAAGTGGAGGAAAAACTCAATCTATGGAAAGCTAAGGTGTTGAACAAGGCGGGAAAGTTGGTGCTTGTCAAATCAGTCTTAAATAGTTTGCCAGTGTACTATTTGAGCTTGTTCAAGATGTCGAAAGCTGTTGTTGAGAAACTGATTTCATTGCAGAGAAGATTCCTATGGAGTAAGGAAGATGGTAGAAATGGTATGGCTTTA GTACTGCAGGAGGAAATGCTTCCAGAGGAGGTAATCAACTACAGCTTCACTAGGACCATTTGGAAAGGTTTGGTTTCACCAAGAGTGGAGCTGTTTGCTTG GTGTGGAGTGCTTGGATATCAGGGTTTGACCGTCATTGGTCTTGTCCGGGTTCGATGA
- the LOC130967541 gene encoding protein TONSOKU: MPCQDSELKAAKTAYRSARVEGNHREEARWANVIGDIHKNRGEYVEALKWLRIDYDVSLKYLLEKDLLPTCQSIGEMYLRLEQFSEALTYQKKHLELARDADDVVEQQRASTQLGRTYHELFSRSDHDHNSIRNAKKYFNFAMELAVALKKKPPNSKSSFLKEYIDAHNNKGMLEMELDNFQEAKEILTRGLEICDEEEVSEFDDGRSRLHHNLGNVYMELRNWNEARRNIKMDIQICNKIGHRQGEAKGYINLGELHSRTQKYEEAICFYNKALGLARSLEDEDALVRQIEQNIRTVKEAVKVMDEIKKEEQNLKKLKRDIAAARGTPNERKCLLQQNGSLERLVEKSRMISAWEKHCEFAKEKKRIASELCDKQRLGDSYMDVGESYQKLRKFNKAIKWYKKSWEMYQTIGSLEGQALVKINIGNVLDSAQKWRQALDAYTESYRIAVEAQLPDIQLSALENMHYSNMIRFDDESETKRLKILIDKLKNSIEDESGAKNMAEDCCSETDTEADNNLSIAGSDDDLCSPHTSSRSKALSTGEEFIDDMPLLSIYQSLKGSSRKTTGHMEDLTNTKQADKSSKSLTNLTGNHQAVVGRKRVRVILSDDEDEMECSSKRSHDCVLEDRSTYDANMSKVSPSNIKVVSENGSKLPINVEESSSSFKCWSPHTLAKTCRHSRSMSNDLVAELDLPSGSKCNTDASGKPSDAAPPASNSSQYDKYIECQIGNDLIHIEATWCTASDKLDIESLKAVAACLYYLQLPTQKRSDGLLPVVQHISCAGRDLESLETVENLQICLGNVTVEASIDGWIHKRLIKMYVDFCKQLSEKPNMKVLKKLYNLEVSDDEIVVSECDLQDLSITPLINALQSQKAFSMLDLSHNLLGNGTMEALQKVFTASDQHYGDLTLDLHCNRFGPTALLQICECSVLFDRLEVLNISGNRLTDACGSYLSTILKKCKALYSLNVENCCITSRTIQKIADALDSTSVLAYLCIGHNSPVSGNTIVNLLSKLSTLKRFSELNLSGLKLGKPVVDALCQLAGTLSLSGLILGGTSIGTEGVMQLAEPLLKGAEEFVKLDLSYCGLTSNFVSNINVNLFCSILELNLEGNPILPEGGNTLCSLLVNPSCSLKVLVLRKCQLGLAGVLHIIEALAENNSLEELNLADNTVPNELYSLKSDLTVKGDTEKHDQILDTIKLAGNQEVHCSVNLDYHQLEVADSEDDTVKAAASGIDDSASSCQRNSSSAECLLTQQLAVAIGKAKKLQLLDLSNNAFSSEAAETFYNSWTSVRVPGQKHINEGIMHFSTKEKKCCRVKPCCKKVLPL, from the exons ATGCCGTGCCAGGACTCGGAGCTGAAGGCGGCGAAGACTGCGTACCGGAGCGCCAGGGTTGAGGGTAACCACCGCGAGGAGGCGCGTTGGGCCAACGTCATTGGCGACATTCACAAGAACAGAGGAGAGTACGTGGAAGCCCTCAAATGGCTCCGAATCGATTACGATGTTTCGCTAAAATACTTGCTGGAAAAGGATTTGCTCCCTACCTGCCAATCCATCGGCGAGATGTACCTCCGCCTCGAGCAGTTCTCTGAAGCTCTAACTTACCAG AAGAAGCACTTGGAGCTTGCAAGAGACGCTGACGATGTGGTTGAGCAGCAAAGAGCGAGCACGCAGCTAGGTCGAACATACCACGAGCTGTTCTCGAGATCCGATCACGACCACAACTCAATTCGCAACGCGAAGAAGTATTTCAACTTCGCAATGGAGCTTGCAGTGGCTCTGAAGAAGAAACCGCCAAACAGCAAGTCTTCGTTCCTGAAGGAGTATATCGATGCGCACAACAACAAAGGGATGCTGGAAATGGAGCTCGATAACTTCCAGGAAGCGAAGGAGATACTAACTCGAGGGTTGGAAATTTGTGATGAGGAGGAGGTTAGTGAATTTGATGATGGGAGGAGCAGGCTCCACCATAACCTTGGGAATGTGTACATGGAACTCAGGAATTGGAATGAAGCTAGGAGGAATATCAAAATGGACATTCAGATTTGTAACAAGATTGGCCACCGTCAAGGGGAAGCGAAAGGGTATATCAATCTTGGGGAATTGCATTCCAGGACTCAGAAGTATGAGGAGGCAATCTGTTTTTATAACAAGGCACTTGGTTTGGCAAGGTCCTTGGAGGATGAGGATGCTTTGGTGAGGCAAATTGAGCAGAATATTAGGACTGTAAAGGAAGCTGTCAAAGTGATGGATGAGATAAAGAAGGAAGAGCAGAACCTCAAGAAGCTTAAAAGAGATATCGCCGCTGCCAGAGGGACACCTAATGAGCGGAAATGCCTGCTCCAGCAGAATGGCTCTCTTGAACGCCTTGTGGAGAAGTCAAGAATGATATCTGCATGGGAGAAG CATTGCGAATTTGCAAAGGAGAAAAAGAGAATAGCAAGTGAACTTTGTGACAAGCAAAGGCTTGGTGATTCATATATGGATGTTGGAGAATCATATCAGAAGCTTAGAAAATTCAACAAAGCAATCAAATGGTACAAGAAGAGTTGGGAAATGTACCAAACAATTGGCAGTTTAGAG GGTCAAGCATTGGTAAAAATCAATATTGGCAATGTTTTGGATTCTGCTCAAAAGTGGAGACAAGCATTAGATGCATATACTGAAAGCTATAG GATTGCTGTTGAAGCTCAACTTCCTGATATACAGCTTTCTGCATTAGAAAATATGCATTATAGTAACATGATAAGATTTGATGATGAATCTGAGACAAA GAGgttgaaaattttaattgataagCTGAAGAACTCAATAGAAGATGAGTCAGGTGCTAAAAATATGGCAGAAGATTGTTGCTCTGAGACTGATACCGAGGCAGACAATAATCTGTCAATAGCTGGGTCTGATGATGACCTTTGCTCTCCACATACCAGTTCTAGATCAAAAGCTCTATCTACTGGAGAAGAATTTATAGATGACATGCCACTTCTGTCAATCTATCAGTCCTTAAAAGGCTCATCCAGAAAGACAACAGGTCACATGGAAGATCTTACCAACACCAAGCAAGCTGATAAGTCATCCAAAAGTCTTACAAATTTAACCGGCAATCATCAGGCAGTTGTTGGACGTAAACGTGTCCGTGTAATTCTTTCTGATGATGAAGATGAGATGGAGTGTTCAAGCAAACGGAGTCATGATTGCGTGTTAGAAGACAGGTCTACTTATGATGCAA ATATGAGTAAAGTGAGTCCTAGTAACATTAAG GTTGTCTCAGAGAATGGATCCAAACTTCCAATTAATGTTGAAGAAAGTAGCAGTTCTTTCAAATGCTGGAGTCCACATACACTTGCTAAAACTTGCAGACATTCCAGATCCATGAGCAATGACCTAGTTGCTGAACTTGATCTTCCTAGTGGTTCTAAATGCAACACAGATGCCTCTGGTAAACCAAGTGATGCTGCCCCACCTGCGTCAAATAGTTCTCAATACGAT AAATATATTGAGTGCCAGATTGGGAATGATCTAATTCACATAGAAGCAACCTGGTGTACTGCCAGTGATAAGCTGGATATTGAATCTTTGAAAGCTGTAGCTGCATGCTTATACTATCTACAACTTCCTACACAAAAGAGATCAGATG GTCTGTTGCCTGTTGTTCAGCACATTTCATGTGCTGGAAGAGATCTAGAATCCCTAGAAACTGTTGAAAACCTTCAGATATGCCTGGGAAATGTCACAGTTGAAGCATCCATTGATG GATGGATTCATAAGCGCCTCATAAAAATGTATGTAGACTTTTGCAAGCAGCTGTCAGAGAAGCCAAATATGAAGGTACtgaagaaactctacaatctaGAG GTTTCGGATGATGAAATAGTAGTGTCTGAGTGTGACCTGCAAGATTTGTCTATAACCCCATTGATAAATGCACTGCAGTCCCAAAAAGCATTTTCAATGCTTGACCTCTCTCACAATTTGTTAG GAAATGGGACAATGGAAGCACTTCAGAAGGTCTTCACAGCATCAGACCAACATTATGGTGACTTAACACTCGATTTGCATTGTAATCGATTTGGTCCAACCGCTCTGCTACAG ATTTGTGAATGCTCAGTGCTGTTTGATAGACTGGAAGTGCTCAACATTTCTGGAAATCGTCTTACTGATGCATGTGGATCTTATCTTTCAACTATCTTGAAAAAATGTAAAG CCCTCTATAGCTTGAATGTAGAGAACTGCTGTATCACATCCAGAACTATTCAAAAGATTGCTGATGCACTGGACTCTACATCCGTACTTGCTTATCTCTGTATAG GACATAACAGCCCTGTATCTGGAAATACTATAGTTAATCTTTTGTCCAAGCTTTCCACTTTGAAAAG GTTTTCGGAGCTGAATCTCAGTGGTCTAAAACTAGGCAAACCAGTAGTTGATGCCCTTTGCCAGCTTGCAGGTACCTTGAGTTTATCAGGACTAATTCTTGGAGGTACCAGTATCGGAACA GAAGGGGTAATGCAATTAGCAGAACCATTGCTGAAAGGGGCTGAAGAGTTTGTGAAACTTGATCTATCATATTGTGGGCTCACATCAAACTTTGTTTCAAATATCAATGTTAATTTGTTTTGTTCCATCCTTGAGCTGAACCTGGAAGGAAATCCTATTCTGCCTGAG GGCGGAAATACTCTATGTTCTCTTCTAGTAAACCCATCATGCTCTCTCAAAGTGTTGGTCCTTAGAAAGTGTCAACTTGGGCTCGCTGGGGTTCTCCACATAATTGAGGCACTCGCAG AGAACAACAGCCTGGAGGAGCTTAATCTTGCTGATAATACTGTACCAAATGAACTTTATTCTCTAAAATCCGACTTAACAGTAAAAGGTGACACTGAAAAACACGATCAGATACTTGATACGATTAAGTTGGCGGGTAATCAAGAGGTCCATTGCTCTGTAAACTTGGACTACCATCAGCTTGAAGTTGCTGATAGTGAAGATGATACAGTTAAAGCAGCTGCTTCTGGAATAGATGACAGTGCCAGTTCGTGTCAAAGAAATTCTTCATCTGCAGAGTGCCTTTTAACTCAACAACTTGCAGTGGCTATTGGTAAGGCAAAGAAATTGCAATTACTAGACCTTAGCAACAATGCTTTTTCATCGGAAGCTGCAGAAACTTTCTATAATTCCTGGACAAGTGTACGGGTGCCAGGTCAGAAGCACATTAATGAGGGGATTATGCATTTctcaacaaaagaaaagaagtgcTGCAGAGTGAAACCGTGCTGCAAAAAAGTCCTGCCTTTATAG